A single genomic interval of Persephonella atlantica harbors:
- a CDS encoding AAA family ATPase has translation MMEIVNRIKREIKKAIIGQERMIDALLIGLITEGHILLEGVPGVAKTTAVKTLGKVLNLEFKRIQFTPDLIPSDILGGEIYIIEKDEFRVKKGPIFTNLLLADEINRAPAKVQSALLEAMQEKQVTIGEDTFRLEEPFLVMATLNPIEEEGVYNLPEAQLDRFLMKIVVEYPDEKEEYQILKLVTAQEGISNETAEKPPQPQTVAGKEELQQLKDALRHIHVDKEVEEYMVQLTMATRNPEKYGIPPHYIRLGLSPRATINLYKVSKAVALLKGKDYVSPSDILIHIKDVFRHRFIVSFHAEAEGITTDDIVDMIVENVPMP, from the coding sequence GTGATGGAAATTGTAAACAGAATCAAACGGGAGATTAAAAAAGCAATCATAGGACAGGAGAGGATGATTGATGCCCTTCTTATAGGTCTTATTACTGAAGGGCATATTCTTCTTGAAGGAGTTCCGGGAGTTGCAAAAACGACAGCAGTGAAAACATTAGGAAAAGTGTTGAATCTGGAGTTTAAAAGAATACAGTTCACACCAGACCTGATACCGTCAGATATATTGGGAGGAGAGATCTATATTATAGAGAAAGATGAGTTCAGAGTGAAAAAAGGTCCTATATTCACAAATTTGCTCCTTGCAGACGAGATAAACAGAGCTCCAGCAAAGGTTCAGTCAGCACTTCTTGAAGCCATGCAGGAAAAGCAGGTAACCATAGGAGAAGACACATTTAGACTGGAGGAACCATTTCTGGTAATGGCAACACTAAATCCCATAGAGGAAGAAGGGGTTTACAATCTGCCAGAGGCACAGCTGGATAGATTTTTGATGAAAATTGTTGTTGAATATCCAGATGAGAAGGAGGAGTACCAGATACTGAAACTGGTAACAGCACAGGAAGGAATATCAAATGAAACTGCAGAAAAACCACCACAGCCTCAGACAGTGGCTGGCAAAGAAGAATTACAGCAGTTGAAGGATGCCCTTAGACATATACATGTAGACAAAGAAGTGGAAGAATACATGGTTCAGCTCACAATGGCAACGAGAAATCCGGAAAAGTATGGAATACCTCCCCATTACATCAGACTGGGACTCAGCCCAAGAGCAACAATAAACCTGTACAAAGTTTCAAAAGCAGTAGCTCTGCTAAAAGGAAAAGATTATGTGTCGCCTTCTGATATTCTTATTCATATAAAGGATGTTTTTAGACACAGATTTATTGTTTCTTTTCATGCGGAAGCTGAAGGAATTACCACCGACGACATTGTTGACATGATAGTGGAAAACGTCCCTATGCCTTAG
- a CDS encoding VWA domain-containing protein → MLELLNKEYLWLILPVLLTGIFLIRTGQFRRVEVVVVFIVVLLIVFSLSRPVINRGEKVFYKKDTEILIMIDHSLSMGAKDIKPDRLRFSIEKAVNLVEELKWEKVGLLVFSDRPEIITFPYEKAEKTLKILKSIKIKPTGSTDILSAFSMANSILTGKERIIVLFSDGSDEDLGKVEELIKQSGIKLVFYGTASKKGGKIPGYNALSKLNMHMVKIAQNSGMFVRPTEDNSDIRKIYHYINQISEKTKAVLLKIPSKMELSPFIAGFSLLIILSGYMVRRFLLSFFILLLINPITYGGELKGIFYYITGNYKNAAQEFLEDKKPENMYNAALLYYKAGMYSKALSILKEIKTEKLPLIKKIKYTQALCYLAQKNYRQARKISEDLISIFPQEKRIKKLYLFTNFILSMEEKKEDRKTIVKIREKMSQTFKTSPAQIGEKNPW, encoded by the coding sequence TCTTACCTGTTCTTTTGACAGGGATTTTTCTGATAAGAACAGGGCAGTTTAGAAGAGTTGAGGTTGTTGTCGTGTTCATTGTTGTTTTACTGATAGTTTTTTCCCTTTCCCGGCCTGTTATAAATAGAGGAGAAAAAGTTTTCTACAAAAAGGACACAGAAATCCTCATTATGATAGACCACTCTCTATCCATGGGCGCTAAAGATATAAAACCAGACAGACTGAGATTTTCTATAGAGAAAGCTGTTAATCTTGTAGAAGAACTGAAATGGGAAAAGGTAGGATTGTTGGTATTTTCAGACAGACCTGAAATAATAACCTTTCCTTACGAAAAAGCGGAAAAAACATTAAAAATACTGAAAAGTATAAAAATAAAACCAACAGGAAGCACAGATATACTTTCAGCATTCAGCATGGCCAATTCAATTCTCACAGGAAAAGAGAGAATTATTGTCCTATTTTCGGACGGCAGTGATGAAGATTTAGGGAAGGTTGAAGAGCTTATAAAACAGTCAGGAATAAAGCTTGTGTTTTACGGAACAGCATCAAAAAAAGGAGGAAAAATTCCTGGGTACAACGCATTATCAAAGTTAAACATGCATATGGTAAAAATTGCTCAAAATTCAGGAATGTTTGTCAGACCAACGGAAGATAATTCGGATATCAGGAAAATCTACCATTACATAAATCAGATATCAGAAAAAACAAAGGCCGTTCTTCTGAAGATACCGTCAAAAATGGAACTTTCTCCATTTATTGCTGGATTTTCCCTCCTTATTATACTTTCTGGATACATGGTGAGAAGATTTTTACTTTCTTTCTTTATTTTACTGCTCATAAATCCGATAACCTATGGAGGAGAATTAAAGGGTATTTTTTACTATATAACTGGAAACTACAAAAATGCAGCTCAGGAATTCCTTGAAGATAAAAAACCTGAGAACATGTACAACGCTGCCCTCTTATACTACAAAGCAGGTATGTACAGTAAAGCTCTCAGCATACTGAAAGAGATAAAAACAGAAAAACTCCCTCTGATTAAAAAAATCAAATATACACAGGCATTGTGTTACCTTGCCCAGAAGAATTACAGACAGGCAAGGAAGATATCTGAAGATCTCATTTCAATTTTTCCACAGGAAAAAAGAATAAAGAAACTGTACCTGTTCACAAATTTTATTCTTAGCATGGAAGAAAAAAAAGAGGACAGAAAAACTATTGTAAAAATAAGAGAAAAAATGAGCCAGACATTTAAAACATCTCCTGCACAGATAGGAGAAAAAAATCCATGGTAG